A window of Synchiropus splendidus isolate RoL2022-P1 chromosome 9, RoL_Sspl_1.0, whole genome shotgun sequence contains these coding sequences:
- the ctbp2a gene encoding C-terminal-binding protein 2a isoform X7 → MALADKHKVKRQRLDKICEGIRPQIMNGPMHPRPLVALLDGRDCTVEMPILKDLATVAFCDAQSTQEIHEKVLNEAVGAMMYHTITLTREDLEKFKALRIIIRIGSGYDNIDIKAAGELGIAVCNIPSAAVEETADSTLCHILNLYRRNTWLYQALREGTRVQSVEQIREVASGAARIRGETLGLIGFGRSGQAVSMRAKAFGFNVIFYDPYLQDGLERSLGVQRVYTLQDLLYQSDCVSLHCNLNEHNHHLINDFTIKQMRQGAFLVNAARGGLVDEKALAQALKEGRIRGAALDVHESEPFSFSQGPLKDAPNLICTPHTAWYSEQASLEMREAAATEIRRAITGRIPDSLRNCVNKEFFINSTPWGVMEQQQQMHPEINGAAYSRVNQTMVQAIATGGMQDKLYT, encoded by the exons GTATTCGGCCCCAGATTATGAATGGGCCTATGCACCCGCGCCCCCTTGTGGCGCTGCTGGACGGGCGCGACTGCACCGTGGAGATGCCCATCCTGAAAGACCTGGCTACTGTGGCCTTCTGCGACGCCCAGTCCACACAGGAGATACACGAGAAG GTGCTGAACGAGGCGGTGGGTGCCATGATGTACCACACCATCACTCTGACCAGAGAAGACCTGGAGAAATTCAAAGCGCTGCGCATCATCATCCGCATTGGCAGTGGCTATGATAACATTGACATCAAGGCTGCCGGCGAACTCG GCATTGCGGTTTGTAATATCCCATCAGCGGCGGTTGAAGAGACAGCCGACTCAACTCTGTGTCACATTCTCAACTTGTACCGAAGAAATACTTGGCTGTACCAGGCTCTCCGTGAGGGCACGCGGGTCCAGAGTGTGGAGCAGATCCGAGAGGTGGCATCAGGGGCCGCCAGGATCCGAGGAGAGACGCTTGGTCTCATCGGGTTTG GTCGCTCGGGTCAGGCGGTGTCAATGCGGGCAAAGGCTTTTGGCTTCAACGTCATCTTCTACGACCCGTACCTCCAGGACGGCCTGGAGCGCTCACTCGGCGTCCAGCGCGTCTACACGCTCCAAGATCTTCTATACCAGAGCGACTGCGTGTCTCTGCACTGCAACCTGAATGAACACAACCATCATCTCATCAACGACTTCACCATCAAACAG ATGCGTCAAGGAGCGTTCCTGGTCAACGCGGCCAGGGGGGGTCTGGTGGACGAGAAGGCCCTGGCTCAGGCACTGAAAGAAGGAAGGATACGAGGGGCAGCGCTGGACGTCCACGAGTCTGAGCCTTTCAG cTTCTCCCAAGGGCCCCTGAAAGATGCCCCAAACTTAATCTGCACCCCTCACACAGCCTGGTACAGCGAACAGGCCTCACTGGAGATGAGAGAAGCTGCCGCAACAGAAATACGGAGAGCCATCACTG GTCGTATTCCTGACAGCCTCCGAAACTGTGTCAACAAGGAGTTCTTTATCAACTCCACACCCTGGGGAGtcatggagcagcagcagcagatgcaccCAGAGATCAACGGCGCGGCCTACAG CAGAGTCAACCAAACCATGGTACAGGCCATAGCCACAGGGGGGATGCAGGACAAATTATATACCTAA
- the ctbp2a gene encoding C-terminal-binding protein 2a isoform X6: MWRQHFPGIRPQIMNGPMHPRPLVALLDGRDCTVEMPILKDLATVAFCDAQSTQEIHEKVLNEAVGAMMYHTITLTREDLEKFKALRIIIRIGSGYDNIDIKAAGELGIAVCNIPSAAVEETADSTLCHILNLYRRNTWLYQALREGTRVQSVEQIREVASGAARIRGETLGLIGFGRSGQAVSMRAKAFGFNVIFYDPYLQDGLERSLGVQRVYTLQDLLYQSDCVSLHCNLNEHNHHLINDFTIKQMRQGAFLVNAARGGLVDEKALAQALKEGRIRGAALDVHESEPFSFSQGPLKDAPNLICTPHTAWYSEQASLEMREAAATEIRRAITGRIPDSLRNCVNKEFFINSTPWGVMEQQQQMHPEINGAAYRFPPGVVGVAPGGIPGPMEGLLPGGVPIAHTLPPGTHPSQAISPNQPSKHGDHMREHMTEP; the protein is encoded by the exons GTATTCGGCCCCAGATTATGAATGGGCCTATGCACCCGCGCCCCCTTGTGGCGCTGCTGGACGGGCGCGACTGCACCGTGGAGATGCCCATCCTGAAAGACCTGGCTACTGTGGCCTTCTGCGACGCCCAGTCCACACAGGAGATACACGAGAAG GTGCTGAACGAGGCGGTGGGTGCCATGATGTACCACACCATCACTCTGACCAGAGAAGACCTGGAGAAATTCAAAGCGCTGCGCATCATCATCCGCATTGGCAGTGGCTATGATAACATTGACATCAAGGCTGCCGGCGAACTCG GCATTGCGGTTTGTAATATCCCATCAGCGGCGGTTGAAGAGACAGCCGACTCAACTCTGTGTCACATTCTCAACTTGTACCGAAGAAATACTTGGCTGTACCAGGCTCTCCGTGAGGGCACGCGGGTCCAGAGTGTGGAGCAGATCCGAGAGGTGGCATCAGGGGCCGCCAGGATCCGAGGAGAGACGCTTGGTCTCATCGGGTTTG GTCGCTCGGGTCAGGCGGTGTCAATGCGGGCAAAGGCTTTTGGCTTCAACGTCATCTTCTACGACCCGTACCTCCAGGACGGCCTGGAGCGCTCACTCGGCGTCCAGCGCGTCTACACGCTCCAAGATCTTCTATACCAGAGCGACTGCGTGTCTCTGCACTGCAACCTGAATGAACACAACCATCATCTCATCAACGACTTCACCATCAAACAG ATGCGTCAAGGAGCGTTCCTGGTCAACGCGGCCAGGGGGGGTCTGGTGGACGAGAAGGCCCTGGCTCAGGCACTGAAAGAAGGAAGGATACGAGGGGCAGCGCTGGACGTCCACGAGTCTGAGCCTTTCAG cTTCTCCCAAGGGCCCCTGAAAGATGCCCCAAACTTAATCTGCACCCCTCACACAGCCTGGTACAGCGAACAGGCCTCACTGGAGATGAGAGAAGCTGCCGCAACAGAAATACGGAGAGCCATCACTG GTCGTATTCCTGACAGCCTCCGAAACTGTGTCAACAAGGAGTTCTTTATCAACTCCACACCCTGGGGAGtcatggagcagcagcagcagatgcaccCAGAGATCAACGGCGCGGCCTACAG GTTTCCTCCCGGCGTGGTAGGCGTCGCCCCGGGTGGGATTCCTGGGCCAATGGAGGGGCTGCTTCCCGGAGGAGTCCCCATCGCTCACACCCTCCCACCAGGCACCCATCCGTCACAGGCCATCTCCCCGAACCAACCGTCCAAACATGGCGACCACATGAGAGAGCACATGACTGAGCCGTAA
- the ctbp2a gene encoding C-terminal-binding protein 2a isoform X4 → MALADKHKVKRQRLDKICEGIRPQIMNGPMHPRPLVALLDGRDCTVEMPILKDLATVAFCDAQSTQEIHEKVLNEAVGAMMYHTITLTREDLEKFKALRIIIRIGSGYDNIDIKAAGELGIAVCNIPSAAVEETADSTLCHILNLYRRNTWLYQALREGTRVQSVEQIREVASGAARIRGETLGLIGFGRSGQAVSMRAKAFGFNVIFYDPYLQDGLERSLGVQRVYTLQDLLYQSDCVSLHCNLNEHNHHLINDFTIKQMRQGAFLVNAARGGLVDEKALAQALKEGRIRGAALDVHESEPFSFSQGPLKDAPNLICTPHTAWYSEQASLEMREAAATEIRRAITGRIPDSLRNCVNKEFFINSTPWGVMEQQQQMHPEINGAAYRFPPGVVGVAPGGIPGPMEGLLPGGVPIAHTLPPGTHPSQAISPNQPSKHGDHMREHMTEP, encoded by the exons GTATTCGGCCCCAGATTATGAATGGGCCTATGCACCCGCGCCCCCTTGTGGCGCTGCTGGACGGGCGCGACTGCACCGTGGAGATGCCCATCCTGAAAGACCTGGCTACTGTGGCCTTCTGCGACGCCCAGTCCACACAGGAGATACACGAGAAG GTGCTGAACGAGGCGGTGGGTGCCATGATGTACCACACCATCACTCTGACCAGAGAAGACCTGGAGAAATTCAAAGCGCTGCGCATCATCATCCGCATTGGCAGTGGCTATGATAACATTGACATCAAGGCTGCCGGCGAACTCG GCATTGCGGTTTGTAATATCCCATCAGCGGCGGTTGAAGAGACAGCCGACTCAACTCTGTGTCACATTCTCAACTTGTACCGAAGAAATACTTGGCTGTACCAGGCTCTCCGTGAGGGCACGCGGGTCCAGAGTGTGGAGCAGATCCGAGAGGTGGCATCAGGGGCCGCCAGGATCCGAGGAGAGACGCTTGGTCTCATCGGGTTTG GTCGCTCGGGTCAGGCGGTGTCAATGCGGGCAAAGGCTTTTGGCTTCAACGTCATCTTCTACGACCCGTACCTCCAGGACGGCCTGGAGCGCTCACTCGGCGTCCAGCGCGTCTACACGCTCCAAGATCTTCTATACCAGAGCGACTGCGTGTCTCTGCACTGCAACCTGAATGAACACAACCATCATCTCATCAACGACTTCACCATCAAACAG ATGCGTCAAGGAGCGTTCCTGGTCAACGCGGCCAGGGGGGGTCTGGTGGACGAGAAGGCCCTGGCTCAGGCACTGAAAGAAGGAAGGATACGAGGGGCAGCGCTGGACGTCCACGAGTCTGAGCCTTTCAG cTTCTCCCAAGGGCCCCTGAAAGATGCCCCAAACTTAATCTGCACCCCTCACACAGCCTGGTACAGCGAACAGGCCTCACTGGAGATGAGAGAAGCTGCCGCAACAGAAATACGGAGAGCCATCACTG GTCGTATTCCTGACAGCCTCCGAAACTGTGTCAACAAGGAGTTCTTTATCAACTCCACACCCTGGGGAGtcatggagcagcagcagcagatgcaccCAGAGATCAACGGCGCGGCCTACAG GTTTCCTCCCGGCGTGGTAGGCGTCGCCCCGGGTGGGATTCCTGGGCCAATGGAGGGGCTGCTTCCCGGAGGAGTCCCCATCGCTCACACCCTCCCACCAGGCACCCATCCGTCACAGGCCATCTCCCCGAACCAACCGTCCAAACATGGCGACCACATGAGAGAGCACATGACTGAGCCGTAA
- the ctbp2a gene encoding C-terminal-binding protein 2a isoform X8, protein MALADKHKVKRQRLDKICEGIRPQIMNGPMHPRPLVALLDGRDCTVEMPILKDLATVAFCDAQSTQEIHEKVLNEAVGAMMYHTITLTREDLEKFKALRIIIRIGSGYDNIDIKAAGELGIAVCNIPSAAVEETADSTLCHILNLYRRNTWLYQALREGTRVQSVEQIREVASGAARIRGETLGLIGFGRSGQAVSMRAKAFGFNVIFYDPYLQDGLERSLGVQRVYTLQDLLYQSDCVSLHCNLNEHNHHLINDFTIKQMRQGAFLVNAARGGLVDEKALAQALKEGRIRGAALDVHESEPFSFSQGPLKDAPNLICTPHTAWYSEQASLEMREAAATEIRRAITGRIPDSLRNCVNKEFFINSTPWGVMEQQQQMHPEINGAAYRVNQTMVQAIATGGMQDKLYT, encoded by the exons GTATTCGGCCCCAGATTATGAATGGGCCTATGCACCCGCGCCCCCTTGTGGCGCTGCTGGACGGGCGCGACTGCACCGTGGAGATGCCCATCCTGAAAGACCTGGCTACTGTGGCCTTCTGCGACGCCCAGTCCACACAGGAGATACACGAGAAG GTGCTGAACGAGGCGGTGGGTGCCATGATGTACCACACCATCACTCTGACCAGAGAAGACCTGGAGAAATTCAAAGCGCTGCGCATCATCATCCGCATTGGCAGTGGCTATGATAACATTGACATCAAGGCTGCCGGCGAACTCG GCATTGCGGTTTGTAATATCCCATCAGCGGCGGTTGAAGAGACAGCCGACTCAACTCTGTGTCACATTCTCAACTTGTACCGAAGAAATACTTGGCTGTACCAGGCTCTCCGTGAGGGCACGCGGGTCCAGAGTGTGGAGCAGATCCGAGAGGTGGCATCAGGGGCCGCCAGGATCCGAGGAGAGACGCTTGGTCTCATCGGGTTTG GTCGCTCGGGTCAGGCGGTGTCAATGCGGGCAAAGGCTTTTGGCTTCAACGTCATCTTCTACGACCCGTACCTCCAGGACGGCCTGGAGCGCTCACTCGGCGTCCAGCGCGTCTACACGCTCCAAGATCTTCTATACCAGAGCGACTGCGTGTCTCTGCACTGCAACCTGAATGAACACAACCATCATCTCATCAACGACTTCACCATCAAACAG ATGCGTCAAGGAGCGTTCCTGGTCAACGCGGCCAGGGGGGGTCTGGTGGACGAGAAGGCCCTGGCTCAGGCACTGAAAGAAGGAAGGATACGAGGGGCAGCGCTGGACGTCCACGAGTCTGAGCCTTTCAG cTTCTCCCAAGGGCCCCTGAAAGATGCCCCAAACTTAATCTGCACCCCTCACACAGCCTGGTACAGCGAACAGGCCTCACTGGAGATGAGAGAAGCTGCCGCAACAGAAATACGGAGAGCCATCACTG GTCGTATTCCTGACAGCCTCCGAAACTGTGTCAACAAGGAGTTCTTTATCAACTCCACACCCTGGGGAGtcatggagcagcagcagcagatgcaccCAGAGATCAACGGCGCGGCCTACAG AGTCAACCAAACCATGGTACAGGCCATAGCCACAGGGGGGATGCAGGACAAATTATATACCTAA
- the ctbp2a gene encoding C-terminal-binding protein 2a isoform X5, with protein MDYAGFFKGIRPQIMNGPMHPRPLVALLDGRDCTVEMPILKDLATVAFCDAQSTQEIHEKVLNEAVGAMMYHTITLTREDLEKFKALRIIIRIGSGYDNIDIKAAGELGIAVCNIPSAAVEETADSTLCHILNLYRRNTWLYQALREGTRVQSVEQIREVASGAARIRGETLGLIGFGRSGQAVSMRAKAFGFNVIFYDPYLQDGLERSLGVQRVYTLQDLLYQSDCVSLHCNLNEHNHHLINDFTIKQMRQGAFLVNAARGGLVDEKALAQALKEGRIRGAALDVHESEPFSFSQGPLKDAPNLICTPHTAWYSEQASLEMREAAATEIRRAITGRIPDSLRNCVNKEFFINSTPWGVMEQQQQMHPEINGAAYRFPPGVVGVAPGGIPGPMEGLLPGGVPIAHTLPPGTHPSQAISPNQPSKHGDHMREHMTEP; from the exons GTATTCGGCCCCAGATTATGAATGGGCCTATGCACCCGCGCCCCCTTGTGGCGCTGCTGGACGGGCGCGACTGCACCGTGGAGATGCCCATCCTGAAAGACCTGGCTACTGTGGCCTTCTGCGACGCCCAGTCCACACAGGAGATACACGAGAAG GTGCTGAACGAGGCGGTGGGTGCCATGATGTACCACACCATCACTCTGACCAGAGAAGACCTGGAGAAATTCAAAGCGCTGCGCATCATCATCCGCATTGGCAGTGGCTATGATAACATTGACATCAAGGCTGCCGGCGAACTCG GCATTGCGGTTTGTAATATCCCATCAGCGGCGGTTGAAGAGACAGCCGACTCAACTCTGTGTCACATTCTCAACTTGTACCGAAGAAATACTTGGCTGTACCAGGCTCTCCGTGAGGGCACGCGGGTCCAGAGTGTGGAGCAGATCCGAGAGGTGGCATCAGGGGCCGCCAGGATCCGAGGAGAGACGCTTGGTCTCATCGGGTTTG GTCGCTCGGGTCAGGCGGTGTCAATGCGGGCAAAGGCTTTTGGCTTCAACGTCATCTTCTACGACCCGTACCTCCAGGACGGCCTGGAGCGCTCACTCGGCGTCCAGCGCGTCTACACGCTCCAAGATCTTCTATACCAGAGCGACTGCGTGTCTCTGCACTGCAACCTGAATGAACACAACCATCATCTCATCAACGACTTCACCATCAAACAG ATGCGTCAAGGAGCGTTCCTGGTCAACGCGGCCAGGGGGGGTCTGGTGGACGAGAAGGCCCTGGCTCAGGCACTGAAAGAAGGAAGGATACGAGGGGCAGCGCTGGACGTCCACGAGTCTGAGCCTTTCAG cTTCTCCCAAGGGCCCCTGAAAGATGCCCCAAACTTAATCTGCACCCCTCACACAGCCTGGTACAGCGAACAGGCCTCACTGGAGATGAGAGAAGCTGCCGCAACAGAAATACGGAGAGCCATCACTG GTCGTATTCCTGACAGCCTCCGAAACTGTGTCAACAAGGAGTTCTTTATCAACTCCACACCCTGGGGAGtcatggagcagcagcagcagatgcaccCAGAGATCAACGGCGCGGCCTACAG GTTTCCTCCCGGCGTGGTAGGCGTCGCCCCGGGTGGGATTCCTGGGCCAATGGAGGGGCTGCTTCCCGGAGGAGTCCCCATCGCTCACACCCTCCCACCAGGCACCCATCCGTCACAGGCCATCTCCCCGAACCAACCGTCCAAACATGGCGACCACATGAGAGAGCACATGACTGAGCCGTAA